Within Gemmatimonadaceae bacterium, the genomic segment AGGCGGTGGATCACGGCGGCCGTCTGTGCGCTCTGGCGTCGGAGGAAGAGCCGGACATCATCCAGATTCCGGACAACTTCAAGTGCGGCAAGTACTGCCTGCTGTTCGATCCGCTCGACGGCTCGTCCAACATTGACGTGAACGTGCCCGTGGGGACGATTTTCTCCGTGGTGAAGAAGATCAGCCGCGGCGCACGCGGCGAGATGGAGGACATGCTGCAGCCGGGACGGCGCCAGGTCGTTGCCGGCTACGTCATCTACGGATCGAGCACGATGCTCGTGTACACGACGGGACGGGGCGCGCACGGATTCACGCTGGATCCATCCATTGGCGAGTTCCTCCTTTCGCACCCGAACATCCGCATTCCCAACAGCGGCAGGTATCTCTCGGTCAACGACTCGTATGAGCAGCTGTGGTCGGACAAGGTGCGCGCAGTGATGCGGCGCTTTCGCGGTATCGACGGCGAGCGGACGCCGATGAGTGTCCGGTATGTCGGATCTCTCGTCGCGGACTTCCACCGCAACCTTCTCGGAGGCGGCTTGTTCGCGTATCCGTCGAACACCAGGAACCCCAAGGGAAAGCTGCGGCTGCTGTACGAAGCAAATCCGCTCGCATTCATCGTCGAGCAGGCTGGCGGCGCGGCGACCAACGGCGACACCCGGATTCTCGACCTTGAGCCGACTGATCTGCATCAGCGTACTCCGCTGTACATCGGCAGCAAGGGCGACGTGGACATCGCGACCTCGATGCTCGCCGGGTCCGTTCCGGATGAGACGCCGCTAGCGGCCCGATGAGCTCCGCCGGCGGCGAGTCCGCCGAAAAGCTGTCGCCGTCCGGAATCCCGGTCGCCGCCGTCCTCAGGCCCGCGGACGCGCCGCTCGATTACGCGGCCGACCTGAACGACCCGGGCCGCTGGCCGTTCACTCGCGGTGTTCAGCCGACGATGTATCGCGGCCGGCTCTGGACGATGCGCCAGTATGCCGGATTCGGAACGGCCCGGGACACCAACGAGCGGTTCCGCCATCTGCTCGAGGCCGGCCAGACCGGGCTCTCCGTCGCATTCGACCTGCCGACGCAGATGGGCCTCGACTCGGACTCGCCCCGCTCGCTGGGAGAAGTGGGCCGGGCCGGCGTGGCCATAGATACCGTCGAAGACATGCACGCCCTGCTGGCCGATCTGCCCCTCGATACTGTCTCCACTTCGATGACGATCAACGCCACCGCGGCAACGCTTCTGGCGATGTACATCGTCGTCGCCGAAGAACGCGGCATTCCGCGGCACTCGATCAGCGGAACCATTCAGAACGACATCCTCAAGGAATACATCGCGCGCGGAACGTACATATATCCGCCCGAGCCAAGCCTTCGTCTCATCTCCGAAGTTTTCCGCTTCTGCGCGATTGAGGTGCCGAGCTGGAATCCCATCTCGATCTCCGGCTATCACATACGCGAGGCGGGCGCGACAGCGGTGCAGGAGCTCGCCTTCACGCTCGCCAGCACGATCGAGTACGTGCGCCGTGCGATCGCCGCGGGGCTTCCCGTCGATTCGTTCGCGCCCCGGCTCTCGTTCTTCTTCGCGGCTCACAATGATCTCTTCGAGGAAGTCGCGAAGTTTCGCGCCGCGCGCCGCATGTACGCGCGCATCATGCGCGAGCGATTCGGAGCCGCCGACGCCAGCTGCCGGATGCGGTTTCACACACAGACCGGCGGCGTCACGCTGACCGCTCAGCAGCCGCTCAACAACGTCGTGCGCGTGACGGTGCAGGCGCTGGCAGCGACTCTCGGCGGCACTCAGTCGCTCCACACGAACGGTTACGACGAAGCGCTCGCGCTTCCGACGGCCGGGGCGGCGACCCTCGCCCTGCGCACGCAGCAGATAGTGGCATACGAATCCGGTGTCGCGACAACCGTCGATCCGCTTGCTGGCAGTTACTACGTCGAGCATCTCACCAGCGAGCTGGAGAAACGGGCAACCGAGCTGATCGCCAGGTCGGACGAGCTGGGCGGGTCCGAAGCAGCGATTGCCGCCGGATTTTTCCAGGAAGAGATCGCGCGCAGCGCGTACGAGCATCAGCTGCGCGTCGAAAGCGGAGCGACGACTGTCGTCGGCGTCAATCGCTTCACCGACGATGAGCCGCCGCCGCCGATTCCGGCTCCAGATTTCTCGCGCCTCGAGACGGATCAGTGTTCAGCTCTCGCGTCCGTCCGGCAACGGCGCGATGACGGTGCGGTGCGGGCAAGTCTCGCCGCCCTCGGAGAAGCTGCGTCCGCCCTGATGGAGAGCGCCGGCTCGGCTCCGATGATGCTCTGCATCATTGACGCGGTGCGTGCGAGAGCGACAGTGGGCGAGATTTCTTCGGTGCTCGTCGAGCGCTGGGGTCAGTACAGGCCACCGGCGTGACCGGTCGTCTGCCATGTCTCTGCACTCGTCACGGAGACACAAAGAACACGGAGGGAAACGGTTGTTGGGGGAACTGCGGGACCACGCATAGTGCGGTGCTGAGGGCCTCCATTGAGCATGAGCCTGAGCCATAAGGAGACCGAGAGCCTCACGAAACGTATTATCGGCGCTGCGATAGAAGTGCATCGGCATCCTGGACCGGGATTGCTGGAATCGACATACGAAGATTGAGGCGTTTTTCACCGTGTCTTCGTGTCTCCGTGGCAAGCAGGGCGGCTCGCCTCCATCCTGCCAACTCGAAACTGACCCACTACTGTAGATAGGGTCGTCGCTTGAGGGAGCCACCGCGCCCTCGTAACTTTGAAGGTTCGCGTCCCAAGTGCGTCCCTTCCCGTAATTCAGCATGCCGCTGTACGAGTTTCGCTGCCCGATTGGGCATGATTTCGAAAAATTCTATCGCTCCATAGGCTCCGCCAGCTCGGAGGAAAAGTGTCCCGAGTGCGGCGCCACAGCCGTGCGCCGAATCTCCGCGACCGGTCTCGTGTTCAAGGGATCCGGCTTCTACATCACGGATTACGGAAAGGACGGAAAGAAGGCGGAACGGGCTGCTGCAGCCAGCAGCGCCGCGAAAACCACATCGGCGGAAACCAAGCCCTCGACGGCCGAGGCGACGCCGGCAAAGCCGGCAGAGAGCAGCTCGGGCTCGGACG encodes:
- the fbp gene encoding class 1 fructose-bisphosphatase, with protein sequence MQHTATSVVTIERYIIEQEKLHPDATGELSGLLYDLALAAKMIANKVRSAGLADILGSADHTNVQGETQQKLDVISNEIIIKAVDHGGRLCALASEEEPDIIQIPDNFKCGKYCLLFDPLDGSSNIDVNVPVGTIFSVVKKISRGARGEMEDMLQPGRRQVVAGYVIYGSSTMLVYTTGRGAHGFTLDPSIGEFLLSHPNIRIPNSGRYLSVNDSYEQLWSDKVRAVMRRFRGIDGERTPMSVRYVGSLVADFHRNLLGGGLFAYPSNTRNPKGKLRLLYEANPLAFIVEQAGGAATNGDTRILDLEPTDLHQRTPLYIGSKGDVDIATSMLAGSVPDETPLAAR
- a CDS encoding methylmalonyl-CoA mutase family protein gives rise to the protein MSSAGGESAEKLSPSGIPVAAVLRPADAPLDYAADLNDPGRWPFTRGVQPTMYRGRLWTMRQYAGFGTARDTNERFRHLLEAGQTGLSVAFDLPTQMGLDSDSPRSLGEVGRAGVAIDTVEDMHALLADLPLDTVSTSMTINATAATLLAMYIVVAEERGIPRHSISGTIQNDILKEYIARGTYIYPPEPSLRLISEVFRFCAIEVPSWNPISISGYHIREAGATAVQELAFTLASTIEYVRRAIAAGLPVDSFAPRLSFFFAAHNDLFEEVAKFRAARRMYARIMRERFGAADASCRMRFHTQTGGVTLTAQQPLNNVVRVTVQALAATLGGTQSLHTNGYDEALALPTAGAATLALRTQQIVAYESGVATTVDPLAGSYYVEHLTSELEKRATELIARSDELGGSEAAIAAGFFQEEIARSAYEHQLRVESGATTVVGVNRFTDDEPPPPIPAPDFSRLETDQCSALASVRQRRDDGAVRASLAALGEAASALMESAGSAPMMLCIIDAVRARATVGEISSVLVERWGQYRPPA
- a CDS encoding zinc ribbon domain-containing protein, with protein sequence MPLYEFRCPIGHDFEKFYRSIGSASSEEKCPECGATAVRRISATGLVFKGSGFYITDYGKDGKKAERAAAASSAAKTTSAETKPSTAEATPAKPAESSSGSDAPKAVSEPKPAATPAKLAATPRKSE